The following are encoded together in the Penicillium digitatum chromosome 3, complete sequence genome:
- a CDS encoding putative RNA-directed DNA polymerase from transposon X-element produces MEAEPTISGIRSIFRELRNKARLRWWDTVSQKLSQWYRRWSDTYEIDSLPELELRRPALHRWLALRSSHGDFDWYHRKFNHEDAKLDCSCGRRKSPEHLALCHKTQRSFRHWPKRPPTPPTDRIEAVAYLRSLDPKQFVELLELTSFYSRVCTR; encoded by the coding sequence atggaagccgaacccacgattagcgggatccgatccatcttccgggaacttcggaacaaggctcgcttgcgctggtgggacacggtctctcaaaaactctcccagtggtaccgacgctggtcagacacctacgagattgattcactgccggaactcgaactccgacgaccagcgctccaccgctggcttgccctccgctcgtcgcatggcgacttcgactggtaccaccgcaagttcaaccacgaagacgccaaactcgactgctcatgtggccgccgaaagtcaccagagcacctcgctctctgccacaaaacccagaggtctttccgacactggccaaaacgccccccgacacctccaaccgacaggatagaggcagtcgcctaccttcgcagcctggaccccaagcagtttgttgaactactggagctcacaagcttctactcgcgggtctgcacgaggtga
- a CDS encoding Transcription factor IIIC, subunit 5 yields the protein MRANEPRKNVAVIGTGMAGLVIAYILSNDPRGRFDVEVFEKQDKLSLDSASYNLTNQDGEGAKPERLDLPMRTFADGYYESLKRMYDYFGIPYRSLRFIYSLSTLPDSATKQASPYYMHSSNNHQLPPLRPEGLPWTGWLIEVCYLAICYYWFKACCFFVAPKTLESSGTEESLRQYVERIMLPRYYVKNYFLPVFASVATCSHDALMDFPALDLVGYGRRTFRKKHYTVLGGVQHVEKKLSEDLIYKLGMKVTAVENVGTKVQVSWTDTRDGQSSSRLFDHVVLAVTPDVVGAIFQPLRSAMKAVPTTTVQSIVHRDFSRIRDSSKSLWAQVSLNPGESAPHPLHMCSDATATETIHEHPSSALITTYPIAPIDPEKVLHSATFTRVLRSSTSRQTINQIFSQKRSTEDKSQLWRNGDGNVWLVGGWCWDGMVLLEGCLASATRVANALDVQVPWMKESSI from the exons ATGCGGGCGAACGAACCACGCAAAAATGTTGCCGTAATTGGCACAGGGATGGCTGGACTTGTGATCGCATATATACTTAGTAACGATCCTCGGGGGAGATTCGACGTGGAAGTATTCGAAAAG CAAGACAAACTTTCGCTCGACTCCGCGTCATACAATCTCACAAACCAGGATGGTGAAGGCGCAAAGCCTGAACGCCTCGATCTCCCCATGCGCACATTCGCCGACGGATACTACGAAAGTCTCAAGCGAATGTACGATTATTTCGGTATCCCATACCGCTCGTTAAGGTTTATTTACTCCCTGTCGACTCTACCAGACAGTGCGACAAAACAAGCCTCTCCATACTACATGCATTCCTCAAATAACCACCAATTACCTCCCCTGCGCCCGGAGGGCTTACCGTGGACCGGGTGGCTGATTGAGGTGTGCTACCTGGCGATATGCTATTATTGGTTCAAAGCCTGCTGCTTCTTTGTGGCGCCGAAAACGCTAGAGTCATCCGGCACGGAGGAATCTCTACGTCAATATGTGGAGAGAATCATGTTGCCCAGGTACTATGTGAAGAACTACTTCCTGCCAGTCTTCGCGAGCGTCGCGACTTGTTCACACGACGCGCTAATGGATTTCCCGGCTCTTGATCTGGTCGGGTATGGAAGACGAACCTTCCGTAAGAAGCACTACACTGTTCTTGGTGGAGTTCAGCATGTCGAGAAAAAACTGTCCGAAGACTTGATATACAAACTTGGTATGAAGGTCACGGCGGTCGAGAACGTCGGGACAAAAGTTCAAGTGAGCTGGACAGATACCCGTGATGGTCAGAGCAGCTCACGGCTCTTTGACCATGTCGTTCTGGCTGTGACGCCTGATGTGGTTGGCGCGATTTTCCAGCCTCTCCGAAGCGCAATGAAGGCCGTTCCCACAACCACCGTTCAATCCATTGTGCATCGCGACTTTTCCCGCATTCGGGATTCTAGCAAATCCCTCTGGGCACAAGTTTCTTTGAACCCCGGCGAATCTGCACCTCACCCACTCCACATGTGTTCAGATGCTACGGCGACCGAAACTATCCATGAACACCCGTCATCTGCTCTAATCACGACTTATCCCATTGCTCCGATTGACCCTGAGAAGGTCTTGCACTCGGCCACATTTACTCGTGTTCTTCGATCGTCCACCAGCAGACAAACCATCAACCAGATCTTCAGCCAGAAGAGGTCTACAGAGGACAAGAGCCAGCTTTGGCGGAATGGAGATGGAAACGTCTGGCTCGTTGGTGGTTGGTGCTGGGACGGGATGGTTCTGCTTGAGGGATGTCTCGCTTCCGCGACAAGGGTGGCCAACGCCCTGGATGTCCAGGTGCCTTGGATGAAAGAGTCCTCTATATAA
- a CDS encoding Zinc finger, CCHC-type, which yields MVPPLKHQTFQSSSLPTPWVRNKDEEESVEQEIVAALDPNTPTPEPQRPVDAGEDDSNGEGSSIRERRQKTPTRERFHELAREYQNLKRKVQELEDEVTVLHSDKIETEIVIELLTQERDEAIAHRDIAIRERGDLAFRLVNPQNQSSSSTPMVDAITNRKTTKMPDAPMFSDGKKVRFETWETVIRQKLEANADHYPLPLAEEAAVIEENRKRDLYSKLPYLLQSQVMWAVNQD from the exons atggtgccaccTCTGAAACACCAAACGTTTCAgagttcttcgcttcctactccctgg gtccgtaacaaagatgaagaagaatcCGTTGAGCAGGAGATTGTCGCTGCCCTCGACCCGAATACCCCGACCCCCGAACCACAGAGACCAGTTGATGCTGGTGAAGATGATAGTAATGGAGAAGGTTCCTCCATTCGCGAACGACGGCAGAAGACCCCGACTCGTGAACGATTTCACGAACTCGCCCGCGAGTATCAGAACTTGAAGAGGAAAGTCCAGGAATTAGAGGACGAAGTGACAGTCCTACATTCCGACAAGATTGAAACCGAGATTGTTATCGAGTTGCTCACGCAGGAGCGAGATGAAGCGATCGCCCACCGGGATATCGCTATCCGTGAGCGTGGTGATCTTGCTTTCCGCCTTGTGAATCCCCAGAACCAGAGTAGCTCCAGCACACCGATGGTGGACGCCATTACGAACCGAAAGACAACAAAGATGCCGGATGCTCCGATGTTTAGCGACGGTAAAAAAGTCCGATTTGAAACCTGGGAGACTGTGATACGACAGAAGCTCGAAGCAAATGCCGACCACTACCCGTTGCCA CTTGCTGAAGAAGCTGCCGTGATTGAAGAGAACCGTAAACGTGACTTGTACTCAAAACTACCATACCTGCTCCAGAGCCAGGTGATGTGGGCGGTCAACCAGGACTAG